Proteins encoded together in one Thermomonospora curvata DSM 43183 window:
- a CDS encoding TetR/AcrR family transcriptional regulator encodes MPRVVDHEARRAEIISAVLALVAEEGAEGVTVRRAAAAAGLSTGALAHYFADKDELLAAAFVEVARRVGRRVAAVSAERDPADLLHHAITAVLPLDAERRAEARAWLAFLDRALVRQEVAALQREVYARWRRQYAEILRAGRRAGVFRADLDCEATAAWLIAVADGLTLQLVFDPAALAADAVEKLIASHIDALRPR; translated from the coding sequence ATGCCGCGAGTGGTCGATCATGAAGCCCGGCGGGCCGAGATCATCTCCGCCGTCCTGGCGCTGGTGGCCGAGGAGGGCGCAGAAGGCGTGACGGTCCGCCGGGCGGCCGCCGCCGCGGGGCTGTCCACCGGCGCCCTGGCGCACTACTTCGCCGACAAGGACGAGCTGCTGGCCGCCGCCTTCGTCGAGGTCGCCCGGCGGGTCGGCCGCAGGGTGGCGGCCGTCTCCGCCGAACGGGACCCCGCCGACCTGCTGCACCATGCGATCACCGCGGTGCTGCCGCTGGACGCCGAACGGCGCGCCGAGGCCCGCGCCTGGCTGGCCTTCCTGGACCGGGCCCTGGTCCGGCAGGAGGTCGCGGCGCTGCAGCGCGAGGTCTATGCGCGCTGGCGGCGGCAGTACGCCGAGATCCTCCGGGCCGGCCGGCGCGCCGGCGTCTTCCGCGCCGACCTGGACTGCGAGGCGACCGCGGCCTGGCTCATCGCCGTGGCCGACGGGCTCACCCTGCAGCTGGTCTTCGACCCCGCGGCACTGGCCGCCGACGCCGTGGAGAAGCTGATCGCCTCCCACATCGACGCCCTGCGGCCCCGCTGA
- a CDS encoding LutC/YkgG family protein, whose translation MSREQILQRVRRALGKGDGALPQVPRDYHHRLTGQEAAERADVIALFSERIAEQRAAVRHVSADELATAIAAALWARETKRIVVPPDLPYGWLSQLEGVEAVADSGGALATSVLQSADGVVTGCAVAVARTGTVVLDGGRAQGRRALTLVPDYHLCVVHADQIVGTVPEAIARLDPCRPLTWISGPATTFDVELERAPGVHGPRALEILVVED comes from the coding sequence GTGAGCAGAGAACAGATCCTGCAGCGGGTGCGCCGGGCGCTCGGCAAGGGCGACGGCGCCCTCCCGCAGGTCCCCCGGGACTATCACCACCGGCTCACCGGCCAGGAGGCCGCCGAGCGCGCCGATGTGATCGCCCTGTTCAGCGAGCGGATCGCCGAGCAGCGGGCGGCCGTCCGCCATGTGAGCGCCGATGAGCTGGCCACCGCGATCGCCGCCGCATTGTGGGCCCGGGAGACCAAGCGCATCGTGGTGCCCCCCGATCTGCCCTACGGCTGGCTGTCCCAGCTGGAGGGGGTGGAGGCGGTGGCCGACTCCGGCGGCGCGCTGGCGACGTCCGTGCTGCAGAGCGCCGACGGGGTGGTGACCGGCTGCGCGGTGGCGGTGGCCCGCACCGGCACGGTCGTGCTGGACGGCGGCCGGGCGCAGGGCCGCCGGGCGCTGACGCTGGTGCCCGACTACCACCTGTGCGTGGTGCACGCCGACCAGATCGTCGGCACGGTGCCCGAGGCGATCGCCCGCCTGGACCCCTGCCGCCCGCTGACCTGGATCAGCGGCCCGGCGACCACCTTCGATGTGGAGCTGGAACGGGCGCCCGGGGTGCACGGCCCGCGCGCCCTGGAGATCCTGGTCGTGGAGGACTGA
- a CDS encoding lactate utilization protein B produces the protein MSPLPPAPSKFAVAARQALADTGRRHNLSRAMAALRRRRAAATAEAPDWERLRRAGRAVRDRALLSLDTQLETLEQAVTDAGGTVHWAATGAEAARIVIDLVRAGGQTEVIKAPAPVLGEIGLERALERAGIAAVHTGLGELVLHLAGEDHPAHFLLPAIHRDRAEIHRLLVRRLPGVPEELGTDPAELADAVRAQTRERLLSARIAVIGPAFAVAETGTLVLPEGDGGGRVCLTVPETLICVLGIDQVVPSWRDLEVVLQLLPRAAAGERMSPYVSTWTGVSEHDGPARMHLVLLDNGRTAMLADRVGRSALRCIRCAACLPVCPVYERTGGAAYAAAGGGELSGPIGAVWTPQTRGVDGAAEASLPFASTLCGACGDVCPVEIDIPGVLVHLRGKVVQARRSLPVPPPEMVLMRTLAWAMSDRRRYESTLRRGVRWARLLARDGRIQRLPGLLGKWTEARDLPAPPRDPFRFRWRRR, from the coding sequence ATGAGCCCGCTCCCGCCCGCACCCTCGAAGTTCGCCGTCGCGGCCCGGCAGGCGCTGGCCGACACCGGCCGGCGCCACAACCTGAGCCGGGCCATGGCGGCGCTGCGCCGCCGCCGGGCCGCCGCCACCGCCGAGGCTCCCGACTGGGAGCGGCTGCGCCGGGCGGGCCGCGCCGTCCGCGACCGCGCCCTGCTGTCGCTGGACACCCAGCTGGAGACCTTGGAGCAGGCCGTCACCGACGCCGGCGGCACCGTGCACTGGGCCGCCACCGGCGCCGAGGCCGCCCGGATCGTGATCGACCTGGTGCGGGCCGGCGGGCAGACCGAGGTGATCAAGGCCCCGGCCCCGGTGCTGGGGGAGATCGGCCTGGAGCGGGCGCTGGAGCGGGCCGGGATCGCCGCCGTGCACACCGGGCTGGGCGAGCTGGTGCTGCACCTGGCGGGGGAGGACCACCCGGCGCACTTTCTGCTGCCGGCGATCCACCGCGACCGCGCCGAGATCCACCGGCTGCTGGTGCGCAGGCTGCCCGGCGTGCCCGAGGAACTGGGCACCGATCCGGCCGAGCTGGCCGACGCCGTGCGCGCCCAGACGCGCGAGCGGCTGCTGTCGGCCCGCATCGCCGTCATCGGGCCGGCCTTCGCCGTGGCCGAGACCGGCACGCTGGTGCTGCCGGAGGGCGACGGCGGCGGCCGGGTGTGCCTGACCGTGCCCGAGACGCTGATCTGCGTGCTGGGCATCGACCAGGTGGTGCCGTCCTGGCGGGACCTGGAGGTGGTGCTGCAGCTGCTGCCGCGCGCGGCCGCCGGCGAGCGGATGAGCCCGTACGTCAGCACCTGGACCGGGGTGTCAGAGCACGACGGTCCCGCCCGCATGCATCTGGTGCTGCTGGACAACGGCCGCACCGCGATGCTGGCCGACCGGGTGGGGCGGTCGGCCCTGCGCTGCATCCGCTGCGCGGCCTGCCTGCCGGTGTGCCCGGTGTACGAACGCACCGGCGGCGCCGCCTACGCCGCCGCCGGGGGAGGGGAGCTGTCCGGTCCGATCGGCGCGGTCTGGACGCCGCAGACCCGCGGGGTGGACGGCGCCGCCGAGGCGTCGCTGCCGTTCGCCTCCACGTTGTGCGGGGCGTGCGGCGACGTCTGCCCGGTGGAGATCGACATCCCGGGTGTGCTGGTGCACCTGCGCGGCAAGGTCGTCCAGGCGCGCCGCAGCCTGCCGGTGCCGCCGCCGGAGATGGTGCTGATGCGCACCCTGGCCTGGGCGATGAGCGACCGGCGGCGGTATGAGTCCACGCTCCGCCGGGGAGTGCGCTGGGCCCGGCTGCTGGCGCGGGACGGCCGCATCCAGCGCCTGCCGGGCCTGCTGGGCAAGTGGACCGAGGCCCGCGACCTGCCCGCCCCGCCCCGCGACCCCTTCCGCTTCCGCTGGAGGCGCAGGTGA
- a CDS encoding (Fe-S)-binding protein — protein sequence MRVALFVACFNDALFPRTGEAVAALLTRLGCRVSFTAEQTCCGQMHWATGYHREAAALARRLTGLFDDPRQVVVTPSASCASTIRDAYPRIARAAGDEALARAAAALTVYELTEFLVDVLGTVDVGAYFPHRVAYHPTCHSLRALQLGDRPLRLLRAVRGLELAELPAAEECCGFGGTFAMKNPDVSVAMVADKVRHIRHSAAEVVCAVDNSCLTHIGGALSRLRSGVRTMHLAEILAATEHTS from the coding sequence ATGCGCGTCGCGCTCTTCGTGGCCTGCTTCAACGACGCGTTGTTCCCCCGCACCGGCGAGGCCGTCGCCGCCCTGCTGACCCGGCTGGGCTGCCGGGTGTCCTTCACCGCCGAGCAGACCTGCTGCGGCCAGATGCACTGGGCCACCGGCTACCACCGGGAGGCCGCCGCACTGGCCCGCCGCCTCACCGGGCTCTTCGACGATCCCCGGCAGGTGGTGGTGACCCCCTCGGCCTCCTGCGCGAGCACCATCCGCGACGCCTACCCGCGCATCGCCCGGGCCGCCGGGGACGAGGCGCTGGCCCGCGCGGCGGCCGCACTGACCGTCTATGAGCTGACGGAGTTCCTGGTGGACGTGCTGGGCACGGTGGACGTGGGCGCCTATTTCCCGCACCGGGTCGCCTACCACCCCACCTGCCACTCGCTGCGGGCGCTGCAGCTGGGGGACCGCCCGCTGCGGCTGCTGCGCGCGGTGCGCGGGCTGGAGCTGGCCGAGCTGCCGGCGGCCGAGGAGTGCTGCGGCTTCGGCGGCACCTTCGCGATGAAGAACCCGGACGTGTCGGTGGCCATGGTCGCCGACAAGGTCCGCCACATCCGGCACAGCGCCGCCGAGGTGGTCTGCGCGGTCGACAACTCCTGCCTGACCCACATCGGCGGCGCGCTGTCGCGGCTGCGCAGCGGCGTGCGCACGATGCACCTGGCAGAGATCCTGGCCGCCACGGAGCACACCTCATGA
- a CDS encoding DUF5999 family protein → MCPHQPPCPSHDAPNRDAARTVARHPEQGWSLLCNGVVVFEDTGELLPDGGVIAPHRPVVRPAATSA, encoded by the coding sequence ATGTGCCCGCACCAGCCGCCCTGTCCCTCGCACGATGCACCCAACCGTGACGCCGCGCGCACGGTGGCCCGTCACCCCGAGCAGGGGTGGAGCCTGCTGTGCAACGGCGTGGTGGTGTTCGAGGACACCGGTGAGCTGCTGCCCGACGGGGGAGTCATCGCACCGCACCGGCCGGTCGTCAGGCCGGCTGCGACCTCGGCTTGA
- a CDS encoding alpha/beta family hydrolase has protein sequence MQITTAQGPAEVTLDEVARPRFWLVLTHGSSGGVQAPDLLAVRRVALDLGGAVARVLQPFRLAGRRAPGSPARQDEAWLEVIEALRERIGDRPLIQGGRSNGARVACRTARKAGAVGVVALAFPLHPPGRPEVSRAEELRTAGTEVLVVNGERDPFGVPGPADATHVTVLPGERHELAKNPAAVGAAVEPWLRRWSGTGPEAVG, from the coding sequence ATGCAGATCACGACGGCGCAGGGGCCCGCGGAGGTCACCTTGGACGAGGTGGCGCGGCCCCGGTTCTGGCTGGTGCTCACCCACGGCTCCAGCGGGGGAGTGCAGGCCCCCGACCTGCTGGCGGTGCGGCGGGTCGCGCTCGATCTCGGCGGGGCGGTCGCCCGCGTCCTGCAGCCGTTCCGCCTGGCGGGACGGCGGGCGCCCGGTTCGCCCGCCCGGCAGGACGAGGCCTGGCTGGAGGTCATCGAGGCGCTGCGGGAACGGATCGGCGACCGTCCGCTGATCCAGGGCGGACGCAGCAACGGGGCGCGGGTGGCCTGCCGCACCGCCCGCAAGGCGGGCGCCGTCGGCGTGGTGGCGCTGGCCTTCCCGCTGCACCCGCCGGGCCGCCCGGAGGTCTCCCGGGCAGAAGAGCTGCGCACCGCTGGCACCGAGGTGCTGGTGGTCAACGGAGAACGCGACCCCTTCGGCGTCCCCGGCCCGGCCGACGCCACGCACGTGACGGTGCTGCCGGGGGAGCGGCACGAGCTGGCCAAGAACCCGGCCGCGGTCGGGGCGGCGGTGGAGCCCTGGCTGCGCCGCTGGAGCGGAACCGGGCCCGAAGCCGTGGGATGA
- a CDS encoding tetratricopeptide repeat protein has protein sequence MSTTPDEATADPASLCEQARLLAEGGRPAEAADLFRRALETGEGPVRPRAALGLAVVLDDVGDEAGARRADWIAIDSGDPEYGPRAAYHLALLHERAGEAEEAARAWRIVVDFGNPRYLPPALLALAQLADEAGDFETARRWWERTIDTGDPQYAPAAAHDLGRRLLERGEPARAQRVLAEALRMIDRESAPYAYARLATAVGIAYLDQAIGAFGAVLEDPEAAADPDIGPLATELLARTLPLRGRTEEAARVWAHGLAQPGVAEQVRARLRRDFAAGGEESGARWWEPVVESAVAEGALPALAGEAFEAVERMYALAAVGQADDARRLRRALLDVAADYPWGDLLRDSLTDPASGPPGR, from the coding sequence ATGAGCACCACGCCGGATGAGGCCACCGCAGACCCCGCATCGCTGTGCGAGCAGGCCCGGCTGCTCGCCGAAGGCGGCCGGCCCGCCGAGGCCGCCGACCTGTTCCGGCGGGCGCTGGAGACGGGCGAGGGACCGGTGCGGCCCCGCGCCGCCCTCGGGCTGGCCGTCGTCCTGGACGATGTGGGGGATGAGGCCGGGGCCCGCCGGGCCGACTGGATCGCCATCGACAGCGGCGACCCCGAGTACGGGCCGCGCGCGGCCTACCATCTGGCGCTGCTGCACGAGCGGGCCGGTGAGGCGGAGGAGGCCGCCCGGGCCTGGCGGATCGTGGTGGACTTCGGCAACCCCCGCTACCTGCCCCCGGCGCTGCTGGCGCTGGCCCAGCTCGCCGACGAGGCCGGCGACTTCGAGACGGCCCGGCGGTGGTGGGAGCGCACCATCGACACCGGCGACCCGCAGTACGCCCCGGCCGCCGCCCACGATCTGGGACGGCGGCTGCTGGAGCGGGGCGAGCCCGCCCGCGCCCAGCGGGTGCTGGCCGAGGCGCTGCGCATGATCGACCGGGAGTCGGCCCCTTACGCCTACGCCCGCCTGGCCACCGCCGTCGGCATCGCCTACCTGGACCAGGCGATCGGGGCGTTCGGCGCGGTGCTGGAGGACCCGGAGGCCGCCGCCGACCCGGACATCGGGCCGCTGGCCACCGAGCTGCTGGCGCGCACCCTGCCGCTGCGCGGCCGCACCGAGGAGGCCGCGCGGGTGTGGGCGCACGGCCTGGCACAGCCGGGCGTGGCCGAGCAGGTCCGCGCCAGGCTGCGCCGGGATTTCGCGGCCGGCGGGGAGGAGAGCGGCGCCCGCTGGTGGGAGCCGGTGGTGGAGTCGGCCGTGGCCGAGGGCGCCCTGCCCGCCCTGGCCGGTGAGGCGTTCGAGGCCGTGGAACGCATGTACGCGCTGGCGGCGGTGGGGCAGGCCGACGACGCGCGCCGGCTGCGCCGGGCGCTGCTGGATGTGGCCGCCGACTACCCCTGGGGCGACCTGCTGCGCGACAGCCTCACCGATCCCGCCTCCGGCCCGCCCGGGCGCTGA